The Callithrix jacchus isolate 240 chromosome X, calJac240_pri, whole genome shotgun sequence genome contains a region encoding:
- the SLC7A3 gene encoding cationic amino acid transporter 3 — protein MPWQAFRRFGQKLLRRRTLESGMAETRLARCLTTLDLVALGVGSTLGAGVYVLAGEVAKDKAGPSIVICFLVAAVSSVLAGLCYAEFGARVPRSGSAYLYSYVTVGELWAFTTGWNLILSYVIGTASVARAWSSAFDNLIGNYISTALQGSVALHVPQVLAEYPDFFALGLVFLLTGLLALGASESALVTKVFTAVNLLVLGFVIISGFIKGDLNNWKLTEEDYQLTMAEINDTYSLGPLGSGGFVPFGFEGILRGAATCFYAFVGFDCIATTGEEAQNPQRSIPMGIVISLSVCFFAYFGVSSALTLMMPYYQLQPESPLPEAFLYTGWASARYVVAVGSLCALSTSLLGSMFPMPRVIYAMAEDGLLFRVLARIHTGTHTPVVATVVSGIIAAFMALLFKLTDLVDLMSIGTLLAYSLVSICVLILRYQPEQEIKIGEEMELQEEMITTESEKLTLRGLFFPLNSIPTPVSGQVVYVCSSLLAVLLTALCLVLAQWGVPLLSGDPVWITVVVLLLLPIIGTIVVIWRQPQSSIPLHFKVPALPFLPLVSIFVNIYLMMQMTAGTWARFGVWMLIGFAIYFGYGIRHSMEEVKSNQRSRKSRAKTSSIYVHRV, from the exons ATGCCGTGGCAAGCATTTCGCAGATTTGGTCAAAAGCTGTTACGCAGACGTACACTGGAGTCAGGCATGGCTGAGACTCGCCTTGCCAGATGCCTAACCACTCTGGATTTAGTGGCCCTGGGTGTGGGCAGCACATTGGGTGCAGGCGTGTATGTCCTGGCTGGTGAGGTGGCCAAAGATAAAGCAGGACCATCCATTGTGATCTGCTTTTTGGTGGCTGCCGTGTCTTCTGTGTTGGCTGGGCTGTGCTATGCGGAGTTTGGTGCCCGCGTTCCCCGTTCTGGTTCGGCATATCTCTACAGCTATGTCACTGTGGGTGAACTCTGGGCTTTCACCACTGGCTGGAACCTCATCCTCTCCTATGTCATTG GTACAGCCAGTGTGGCCCGGGCCTGGAGCTCTGCTTTTGACAACCTGATTGGGAACTACATCTCTACGGCTCTGCAGGGGTCTGTGGCACTGCATGTGCCCCAAGTCCTTGCAGAATATCCAGATTTCTTTGCTTTGGGCCTTGTGTTCCTGCTCACTG GATTGTTGGCTCTTGGGGCTAGTGAGTCGGCCTTGGTTACCAAAGTGTTCACAGCTGTGAACCTTTTGGTTCTTGGGTTCGTCATCATCTCTGGCTTCATTAAGGGGGACCTGAACAACTGGAAGCTCACGGAAGAGGACTACCAATTGACCATGGCTGAAATCAATGACACCTATAG CTTGGGCCCTCTAGGCTCTGGAGGATTTGTGCCTTTTGGCTTTGAGGGAATTCTTCGAGGAGCAGCAACCTGTTTCTATGCATTTGTTGGTTTCGACTGTATTGCTACCACTG GAGAAGAAGCCCAGAATCCCCAGCGTTCCATCCCGATGGGCATCGTGATCTCACTATCTGTCTGCTTTTTTGCGTATTTTGGTGTCTCTTCTGCACTCACCCTCATGATGCCTTACTACCAGCTTCAGCCTGAGAGCCCTTTGCCTGAGGCATTTCTCTACACTGGATGGGCTTCTGCCCGCTATGTTGTGGCTGTTGGTTCCCTCTGTGCTCTTTCTACAAG CCTCTTGGGCTCCATGTTTCCCATGCCTCGGGTGATCTATGCAATGGCAGAGGATGGCCTCCTGTTCCGTGTACTTGCTCGGATCCACACTGGTACACACACCCCAGTCGTAGCCACTGTGGTTTCTGGCATTATTGCag CATTCATGGCACTCCTCTTCAAACTCACTGATCTTGTGGACCTCATGTCAATTGGGACCCTGCTTGCTTACTCCCTGGTGTCAATTTGTGTTCTCATCCTCAG GTATCAGCCTGAACAGGAGATAAAGATTGGGGAAGAAATGGAGTTGCAGGAGGAGATGATAACTACTGAATCAGAGAAGCTGACTCTACGGGGACTATTTTTCCCACTCAACTCCATCCCCACTCCAGTCTCTGGCCAAGTTGTCTATGTTTGTTCCTCATTGCTTG CTGTCCTGCTGACTGCTCTTTGCCTGGTGCTGGCCCAGTGGGGAGTTCCACTGCTTTCTGGAGACCCAGTGTGGATTACGGTGGTTGTGTTGCTCCTGCTGCCCATTATTGGGACCATTGTGGTCATCTGGAGACAGCCACAGAGCTCCATTCCCCTTCACTTTAAG gTACCGGCTTTGCCTTTCCTCCCACTAGTGAGCATCTTTGTGAATATTTACCTTATGATGCAGATGACGGCTGGTACCTGGGCCCGATTTGGGGTCTGGATGCTGATTG GTTTTGCTATCTACTTTGGCTATGGGATCCGGCACAGCATGGAAGAGGTTAAGAGTAATCAACGCTCACGCAAGTCTAGGGCCAAAACTAGCAGTATCTATGTCCACAGAGTTTGA